A stretch of the Bordetella genomosp. 8 genome encodes the following:
- a CDS encoding 3-isopropylmalate dehydratase large subunit: protein MAQTIAEKILEAHAIDDKTKVEPGNVVRARVDLVLLNDANGPVAFRHFANMGGGKVAVPDKVVLVCDHFAPAPSAAGARMLRDMRRFAQDKGIEHFYDVGKGGIEHTLAPELGLIGPGNLIGGGDSHTGTAGAFNAFGTGMSWSGMAAIMVLDETWFRVPESMRFNLHGKKAPHITGKDIILKILQDIGVDGALYKSMEFGGPGLAELNIDERMAVCNLVVEAGAKTGIFDADEATREWAAATCKRPYRMVNPDPGAQYASRHDIDLGRLRPMVAKPYSPENVVEVGELKGVHVDQVYMGNCANGTITDLRQIASILKGRKIARGTRAMIVPATQKIYMQAMQEGLIEQFIESGAAVSTPTCGACFGGHNGALDDGEVAFATINRNFKGRAGHAGAQVYLGNSYVAAATAVAGEIMDPAAL, encoded by the coding sequence ATGGCGCAGACTATCGCGGAAAAAATTCTGGAAGCGCATGCGATCGATGACAAGACCAAGGTCGAACCTGGCAATGTGGTGCGCGCCCGTGTCGACCTGGTGCTGTTGAACGACGCCAACGGGCCCGTGGCCTTCCGCCACTTTGCCAACATGGGCGGTGGCAAGGTTGCCGTGCCCGACAAGGTGGTACTGGTCTGCGACCATTTCGCGCCGGCCCCCAGCGCTGCCGGGGCACGCATGCTGCGCGATATGCGCCGCTTCGCGCAGGACAAGGGTATCGAGCATTTCTACGACGTCGGCAAGGGTGGCATCGAACACACGCTTGCGCCGGAGCTGGGCCTGATCGGCCCGGGCAACCTGATCGGCGGCGGCGATTCGCATACGGGCACCGCCGGGGCCTTCAATGCCTTCGGCACCGGCATGAGCTGGTCCGGCATGGCGGCCATCATGGTGCTGGACGAGACCTGGTTCCGCGTGCCGGAGTCCATGCGCTTCAACCTGCACGGTAAAAAGGCGCCGCACATCACCGGCAAGGACATCATCCTGAAAATCCTGCAGGACATCGGGGTGGATGGCGCCTTGTACAAGTCCATGGAGTTCGGCGGCCCCGGGCTGGCCGAACTGAACATCGACGAGCGCATGGCCGTCTGCAACCTGGTGGTGGAGGCCGGTGCCAAGACGGGCATCTTCGACGCTGACGAAGCCACCAGGGAATGGGCCGCGGCGACCTGCAAGCGCCCTTATCGCATGGTCAATCCCGATCCCGGCGCGCAGTACGCATCGCGCCACGACATCGACCTGGGCAGGCTGCGGCCCATGGTGGCCAAGCCCTACTCTCCGGAGAACGTGGTGGAAGTCGGCGAGCTCAAGGGGGTGCACGTCGACCAGGTGTACATGGGCAATTGCGCCAACGGCACCATCACGGACCTGCGCCAGATCGCCAGCATCCTGAAGGGCCGCAAGATCGCGCGCGGCACGCGCGCCATGATCGTGCCCGCCACGCAGAAGATCTATATGCAGGCCATGCAGGAAGGCCTGATCGAACAATTCATCGAATCCGGCGCGGCGGTCAGCACGCCGACCTGCGGCGCGTGTTTCGGTGGCCACAACGGCGCGCTGGACGATGGCGAAGTGGCTTTCGCCACCATCAACCGCAATTTCAAGGGACGCGCCGGGCATGCGGGCGCCCAGGTCTACCTGGGCAATTCCTATGTCGCTGCCGCCACCGCCGTGGCCGGCGAAATCATGGATCCGGCCGCGCTATAG
- the tcuA gene encoding FAD-dependent tricarballylate dehydrogenase TcuA codes for MSPEAIIHDVVIVGGGNAALCAALSAAEQGASVLLLERAPLEQRGGNSAYTDGKVRFAYDGEADIVALCDDLTPEEIASSDFGSYTDSDFFDDMARITQHRTDPDLCEILVTRSNETMRWMKAQGVKFQPNYGRQAYKTDGRFKFWGGAPLNTWGGGPGLVEALYKAAAKKGVRIVYDAWVRDLIHDVDGVSGVTARIDGRMVDIRARAVVLACGGFEANAEWRTRYLGKGWDLAKVRGTRYNQGDGLAMALKIGAQPYGHWSGCHAVGWERYATDFGDLDITPHFQRHSYTFSIMVNGQGKRFLDEGADIRNYTYAKYGHLILEQPGQFAWQIYDAKVTHLLLDEYRTRHVTKVQADTLEELVRKLDDVDPDACLKTIHEYNAAVDDGVRFDPNIKDGKGTRGLPVPKSNWALTIDQPPFQAYAITCGVTFTFGGLKISNDGEVMNTGDEVIRGLYAAGEMVGGIFYFNYPGASGLTSGAVFGRLAGGSAGRYAAHARG; via the coding sequence ATGAGTCCAGAAGCCATCATCCACGACGTCGTGATCGTCGGCGGCGGCAACGCGGCCCTGTGCGCGGCCCTGTCCGCCGCCGAACAAGGCGCATCGGTGCTGTTGCTTGAACGCGCGCCGCTCGAACAGCGCGGGGGCAACAGTGCCTATACGGACGGCAAGGTACGTTTCGCCTACGACGGCGAGGCCGATATCGTCGCGCTGTGCGACGACCTGACGCCGGAAGAAATCGCGTCCAGCGACTTCGGTTCCTATACCGACAGCGATTTCTTCGACGACATGGCGCGCATCACGCAGCACCGCACCGATCCGGACCTTTGTGAAATCCTGGTGACGCGCAGCAACGAGACCATGCGCTGGATGAAGGCGCAAGGCGTCAAGTTCCAGCCGAACTACGGTCGCCAGGCCTACAAGACCGACGGGCGTTTCAAGTTCTGGGGTGGCGCGCCGCTCAACACCTGGGGCGGCGGCCCGGGCCTGGTCGAGGCCCTGTACAAGGCGGCCGCGAAGAAAGGCGTACGGATCGTCTATGACGCCTGGGTGCGCGACCTGATCCATGACGTGGATGGGGTCTCCGGCGTGACCGCCCGCATCGACGGGCGGATGGTGGATATCCGCGCCCGCGCGGTGGTGCTGGCCTGCGGCGGTTTCGAAGCCAATGCCGAGTGGCGCACGCGCTACCTGGGCAAGGGTTGGGACCTGGCCAAGGTGCGTGGCACCCGCTACAACCAGGGCGACGGCCTGGCGATGGCGCTGAAGATCGGCGCGCAGCCCTACGGCCACTGGTCGGGTTGCCACGCCGTCGGTTGGGAGCGCTACGCCACCGACTTCGGCGACCTGGACATCACGCCCCACTTCCAACGCCACAGCTACACCTTCAGCATCATGGTCAATGGCCAGGGCAAGCGTTTCCTGGACGAAGGCGCGGACATCCGCAACTACACCTACGCCAAGTATGGCCATCTGATCCTGGAACAGCCGGGCCAGTTCGCCTGGCAGATCTACGACGCCAAGGTGACCCACCTGCTGCTGGACGAATACCGCACCCGCCACGTCACCAAGGTGCAGGCCGACACCCTGGAAGAACTGGTGCGCAAGCTCGATGACGTCGATCCGGACGCCTGCCTGAAGACCATCCACGAGTACAACGCGGCGGTCGACGACGGCGTCAGATTCGATCCCAACATCAAGGACGGCAAGGGCACGCGCGGCCTGCCCGTGCCGAAGTCCAACTGGGCGCTGACCATAGACCAGCCGCCGTTCCAGGCCTACGCCATCACCTGTGGCGTGACCTTCACCTTCGGCGGCCTGAAGATCAGCAACGACGGCGAGGTCATGAACACCGGTGACGAAGTGATCCGCGGGCTCTACGCGGCCGGCGAGATGGTCGGGGGCATCTTCTATTTCAACTATCCCGGCGCCAGCGGCCTGACCAGCGGCGCCGTGTTCGGCAGGCTCGCCGGCGGCAGCGCGGGCCGATATGCCGCGCACGCACGGGGCTAG
- a CDS encoding tripartite tricarboxylate transporter substrate binding protein, translated as MRNAPGIPWPRRVGSALAIAVCLFTNGPATAAAESATDYPSRPIHLISGFEPGGATDVVARLVGRQLSRVLGTSVVIDNKPGASGNIGAGYVARSDPDGYTLYLANATVAMPSLFRTLPFDIRKDFAPLSLIGYGPSVLIANPKAPVKSVKELIEYARQHEGKVDYGSGGVGNITHMAMELFISMTGVKLIHIPYKGGAPATTAVMAGEVPVAFSAISDVIGHARDGSVVPLAISSRERSPALPDVPTVAEAGVPGYEASSWYGIVAPAGTPKSIQDKLTKALVACLQDKVLLNELVALGIEPADAGGAQEFRKYIDSEIDKWAKVIAQGHIVAR; from the coding sequence ATGCGCAACGCGCCAGGTATACCTTGGCCGCGGCGGGTCGGCTCCGCCCTGGCGATCGCGGTCTGTCTGTTCACGAACGGTCCCGCCACCGCCGCGGCCGAATCGGCGACCGACTACCCTTCCCGCCCCATCCACCTGATTTCGGGATTCGAACCGGGCGGCGCCACGGACGTCGTGGCGCGGCTGGTCGGAAGACAGCTGTCGCGGGTGCTGGGCACGTCCGTGGTGATCGACAACAAGCCTGGCGCGTCCGGCAATATCGGCGCGGGCTACGTCGCCCGCTCGGATCCCGATGGCTACACGCTGTACCTGGCCAACGCCACGGTGGCGATGCCTTCGTTGTTCCGCACCCTGCCCTTCGACATCCGCAAGGATTTCGCGCCACTGTCCCTGATCGGCTATGGGCCTTCGGTGCTGATCGCCAATCCCAAGGCGCCCGTGAAATCGGTCAAGGAACTCATCGAATACGCCAGGCAGCACGAGGGCAAGGTCGACTACGGCTCCGGCGGCGTCGGCAACATCACTCACATGGCCATGGAGCTGTTCATCTCCATGACAGGCGTCAAGCTGATCCACATCCCCTACAAAGGCGGTGCGCCGGCGACGACCGCCGTCATGGCCGGTGAAGTTCCCGTCGCCTTCAGCGCCATTTCCGACGTCATCGGCCACGCCAGGGACGGAAGCGTGGTGCCGCTGGCGATCAGTTCACGCGAGCGCAGCCCCGCCTTGCCGGATGTCCCGACCGTGGCCGAGGCCGGCGTGCCGGGCTACGAGGCCTCGTCCTGGTACGGCATCGTGGCACCCGCGGGCACGCCCAAGTCCATCCAGGACAAGCTCACCAAGGCGCTGGTCGCCTGCCTGCAGGACAAGGTGCTGCTGAACGAACTGGTGGCCCTGGGCATAGAGCCGGCCGATGCCGGCGGCGCGCAGGAATTCAGGAAGTACATCGACAGCGAGATCGACAAGTGGGCGAAGGTGATCGCGCAGGGACATATCGTCGCGCGCTAG
- a CDS encoding CysB family HTH-type transcriptional regulator, translating to MKLIQLRYVLEVFRHGNHISNTAEALHTSQPGISKHIQMLEAELGFEIFTRTRNRISGLTEPGEAVIAISQRVLNDIDNLKRLREEISAREGGPLTVATTHTQARYVLPRVIDRFLKEHPKVELRLRQGNPTQICEMVASGEADISIGTETMHEVAGVVQLPCFQLERCILVKKGHPLLKVRKPTLQDVAKYPIITHDPAFSGRWKVMDAFKQAGIEPNIVFGAVDADVSKTYVELGLGIAVMTAISFDRAKDTGLRSIDASHLFQSSTTSVSLRANSYLRNYTYDFIRLVAPDMTRARVDEALHRTAHP from the coding sequence ATGAAGTTGATCCAGCTGCGCTACGTCCTGGAAGTATTCCGGCACGGGAACCACATTTCCAATACGGCCGAAGCCCTGCATACCTCCCAGCCCGGTATCAGCAAGCACATCCAGATGCTGGAGGCGGAACTCGGTTTCGAGATCTTCACTCGTACGCGCAACCGTATTTCCGGGTTGACGGAGCCGGGCGAAGCGGTCATCGCCATCAGCCAGCGGGTGCTGAACGACATCGACAACCTGAAGCGCCTGCGCGAAGAGATCTCAGCGCGGGAAGGCGGCCCCCTGACGGTCGCGACGACGCACACGCAGGCACGCTACGTCCTGCCCAGGGTCATCGATCGCTTCCTGAAGGAACATCCGAAGGTCGAACTGCGCCTGCGGCAGGGCAACCCCACGCAGATATGCGAAATGGTCGCCTCGGGCGAAGCCGATATCTCGATCGGCACGGAAACCATGCACGAAGTCGCCGGCGTGGTGCAGCTGCCCTGTTTCCAGCTGGAACGCTGCATCCTGGTCAAGAAAGGGCATCCGCTGCTGAAGGTGCGCAAGCCCACGCTGCAGGACGTGGCCAAATACCCGATCATCACGCACGACCCGGCATTCAGCGGGCGTTGGAAGGTGATGGACGCCTTCAAGCAGGCCGGCATCGAACCCAATATCGTTTTCGGCGCGGTCGATGCCGACGTCAGCAAGACCTATGTGGAGCTCGGGCTGGGTATCGCGGTGATGACCGCGATCAGTTTCGACCGCGCCAAGGACACGGGGCTGCGGTCCATCGACGCCAGCCATCTGTTCCAGTCCAGCACCACGTCCGTGTCCCTGCGCGCGAACAGCTACCTGCGCAACTACACCTACGACTTCATCCGCCTGGTCGCGCCCGACATGACGCGAGCCAGGGTGGACGAGGCGCTGCACCGCACTGCTCATCCTTGA
- a CDS encoding DUF3253 domain-containing protein, with protein MTATDSEIEHCIVELLTRRAAASSICPSDAARALGGDGDAWRDLMPAVRKTAARMARQGYIVITQGEATLDPDDIDHGPIRLRRGARFADIPLRRAKTRAPG; from the coding sequence ATGACCGCGACCGATTCCGAAATCGAACACTGCATCGTGGAACTGCTGACGCGCAGGGCCGCGGCATCGTCCATCTGCCCGTCGGACGCCGCGCGCGCATTGGGCGGCGATGGCGATGCGTGGCGCGACCTGATGCCGGCGGTCAGGAAGACTGCCGCGCGGATGGCGCGGCAGGGATATATCGTCATCACCCAGGGCGAGGCCACGCTGGACCCCGACGATATCGATCACGGCCCGATCCGCCTGCGCCGCGGTGCGCGGTTCGCCGATATCCCTTTACGCCGCGCGAAAACGCGGGCCCCGGGCTAG
- a CDS encoding IclR family transcriptional regulator, protein MNRKTPPHYELGPREDLLAHPQFASTLFNGLEVLRQFTPAQPSLGNKEIADALGLSRPAVTRLTFTLVGMGLLRRDERTGRYSLGPAVLSLGYPLLVDLTLRQLAAHDMVELARFARGPVSLGVRDRLQVVYVETVEDRDSSGTRPDIGSTRPLLRTAMGRALMHAHTPEERKLICGCYAQAHPADWERFSPALETAYVDIARDGFVVVKRDWQPNICGIAVPLRYRANGMPLAMSVTIQIDAADDHYVSQVLGPRIASLVRNLDYRLGMVDS, encoded by the coding sequence ATGAACCGCAAAACGCCGCCGCATTACGAGCTCGGACCGCGCGAAGACCTGCTTGCCCATCCCCAATTCGCGTCCACCCTCTTCAACGGCCTGGAGGTCTTGCGGCAGTTCACGCCCGCCCAGCCTTCCCTGGGCAACAAGGAAATCGCGGACGCCCTGGGACTGAGCCGGCCCGCGGTGACCCGGCTGACGTTCACGCTGGTGGGGATGGGGCTGCTCCGGCGTGACGAGCGCACGGGCAGGTATTCGCTGGGACCCGCCGTCCTGAGCCTGGGCTACCCCTTGCTGGTGGACCTGACGCTGCGGCAGCTTGCCGCGCACGACATGGTCGAACTGGCCCGGTTCGCGCGCGGGCCGGTATCGTTGGGCGTGCGCGACCGCTTGCAGGTGGTCTATGTGGAAACGGTGGAAGACCGCGATTCCAGCGGTACCCGGCCCGATATCGGTTCGACGCGGCCGCTGCTGCGCACGGCCATGGGGCGCGCCTTGATGCATGCCCACACGCCCGAGGAACGGAAACTCATCTGCGGCTGCTACGCGCAGGCGCACCCGGCGGACTGGGAACGCTTTTCGCCGGCGCTGGAAACCGCCTATGTGGACATCGCGCGCGATGGCTTTGTCGTCGTCAAGCGCGACTGGCAGCCGAACATCTGCGGGATCGCCGTTCCCCTGCGCTACCGCGCGAACGGCATGCCGCTGGCGATGAGCGTGACCATCCAGATCGATGCGGCGGACGACCACTATGTCAGCCAGGTGCTGGGCCCGCGCATCGCTTCACTGGTGCGCAACCTGGACTATCGCCTGGGGATGGTGGACAGCTAG
- a CDS encoding metallophosphoesterase family protein — protein sequence MNSTDEARKSTVAREPRGARLFSFAVVADTHVNEDEHTCASPFATNARANARARHVFQDIAQLPTTPDFVIHLGDIVHPVPGLPAFDEAARRFKEMAAVLPMPLHVVPGNHDVGDKRVDWMPADVVCAEYLDKYRATFGDDYYAVDQGPVRFIYLNALLFNSGLAGEAEQMAWLDEQLATATGRVFMSLHYPPFLHRRDEKGSYDNIDEPGRSWLLERMAHERVEAVFCGHVHNFWYETVGNAELYMLPSTAFLRHDFSEFYRVPPMDEYGRGDVNKFGYFVVDVYEHGHAAQLVRTRGRSAEERATSARDTVPHVLTHTKTASPRGIAAEMRHPWAEVVEIPCTGGVQEFGRKPARNDYPLMAMWEMGLRTLKIPLQDLAGEETLRRARMMSDVGHGFVITCLGCPDPRLIEGAVRAGVHVDALEVNLTQARLAQSADRLRGLRGASDAQLIYAKIRGVDDDKHFDGKHYSHFVNTGMRPAELAGAAWLRQSVAAGLIDGYTVRLDWGTDIHAAHRSLSRQAREDGCVIWGAVKLAHELASANEDDMAIAALVADAYIAARMDEGVRYAFDTFMDVDRGYFPRNGFIDRRYDPRLAARVLAGLNALLPHGRIHSVNVTGTSSGAKRIDMRIGDEAYHLVSGAHAAAEALSSGLAPRLRTIDLTEDGGDGAGETVRLIRP from the coding sequence GTGAATTCAACTGACGAAGCGCGCAAGTCCACGGTAGCCCGCGAGCCCCGCGGCGCCAGGTTGTTTTCCTTCGCCGTGGTGGCCGACACGCACGTGAACGAAGACGAACACACCTGTGCGTCTCCATTCGCCACCAACGCCCGGGCCAACGCGCGGGCGCGCCATGTATTCCAGGACATCGCCCAACTGCCCACCACGCCGGATTTCGTCATCCACCTGGGCGACATCGTCCACCCTGTGCCGGGCCTGCCCGCGTTCGACGAGGCCGCGCGCAGGTTCAAGGAAATGGCGGCGGTGCTGCCCATGCCCCTGCATGTGGTGCCCGGCAATCACGACGTGGGCGACAAGCGGGTGGACTGGATGCCCGCCGACGTGGTCTGCGCCGAATACCTGGACAAGTACCGGGCGACGTTCGGCGATGACTATTACGCCGTCGACCAGGGGCCGGTGCGCTTCATTTACCTGAATGCCCTGTTGTTCAACTCGGGCTTGGCCGGGGAGGCGGAACAGATGGCGTGGCTGGACGAACAGCTCGCCACGGCCACGGGCCGGGTATTCATGTCGCTGCATTACCCGCCGTTTCTTCATCGGCGCGACGAAAAGGGCTCCTACGACAATATCGACGAACCAGGGCGCAGCTGGCTGCTGGAACGGATGGCGCACGAACGCGTGGAAGCCGTGTTCTGCGGGCATGTCCACAATTTCTGGTACGAGACGGTGGGCAACGCGGAGCTGTACATGCTGCCGTCCACGGCCTTCCTGCGCCACGACTTCTCGGAGTTCTATCGCGTGCCGCCCATGGACGAATACGGGCGGGGCGACGTCAACAAGTTCGGCTACTTCGTGGTCGACGTCTACGAGCATGGCCATGCGGCCCAGCTGGTGCGCACGCGGGGCCGCTCAGCCGAAGAGCGCGCCACGTCCGCGCGGGATACCGTGCCGCATGTGCTGACGCATACCAAGACGGCGAGCCCCCGCGGGATCGCCGCCGAGATGCGCCATCCCTGGGCCGAGGTGGTCGAGATCCCGTGCACCGGCGGCGTCCAGGAGTTCGGCCGCAAGCCGGCGCGCAACGACTATCCCCTGATGGCCATGTGGGAGATGGGCCTGCGCACGCTGAAAATCCCGCTGCAGGACCTGGCGGGAGAAGAGACCCTGCGCCGCGCCAGGATGATGAGCGACGTCGGTCATGGCTTCGTCATCACCTGCCTGGGCTGTCCCGACCCGCGATTGATTGAAGGCGCCGTGCGGGCAGGGGTCCACGTCGATGCGCTGGAAGTGAACCTGACGCAGGCGCGGCTGGCGCAGTCGGCCGACCGCTTGCGCGGGCTGCGTGGCGCCAGCGATGCGCAACTGATCTACGCCAAGATACGCGGCGTCGATGACGACAAGCATTTCGACGGCAAGCACTACAGCCATTTCGTGAATACCGGCATGCGCCCGGCCGAACTCGCCGGCGCCGCCTGGCTGCGGCAGTCCGTGGCGGCGGGGCTGATCGATGGATACACGGTGCGGCTGGATTGGGGCACGGATATCCACGCCGCGCACCGTTCGCTGTCCCGGCAGGCACGCGAGGACGGCTGCGTCATCTGGGGCGCGGTGAAGCTGGCGCACGAGCTGGCCAGCGCGAACGAGGACGACATGGCAATCGCCGCGCTCGTGGCGGACGCGTATATCGCCGCACGCATGGACGAAGGGGTGCGCTATGCCTTCGACACCTTCATGGACGTCGACCGTGGCTATTTTCCGCGCAACGGGTTCATCGATCGCCGCTATGACCCGCGTCTCGCGGCGCGCGTACTGGCGGGGCTGAACGCCTTGCTGCCGCATGGGCGTATCCATTCCGTCAATGTGACGGGCACGTCGTCCGGCGCGAAGCGCATCGATATGCGCATCGGCGACGAGGCTTATCACCTGGTCTCCGGCGCGCACGCGGCGGCCGAGGCTTTATCGAGCGGCCTGGCGCCGCGCCTGCGCACGATCGATCTCACAGAAGACGGCGGGGACGGGGCGGGGGAGACAGTACGGCTGATCCGGCCGTAG
- a CDS encoding Bug family tripartite tricarboxylate transporter substrate binding protein translates to MKWFKRNAAALLGVLSVCTVGAATAEPVAAQFHPTQPVRMVVAYVPGGATDLIARIMSEKLGKLWNQQVVVENRPGASGMIGADNVVKAKPDGYTLLLGYTPEVSINKLVYNKMMYDPLTDLTAISLVAEAPLILVSGPKLPVKSFKELLALGKQPGQHRSIAFGSPGTGGQQHLAGELLRVRTGLDMLHVPYKGTGAAVADLVGGQIDVFFATTPPLLGNIRAGKLHPLLVTGPARQPLLPDTPTVDELGLKDFHLSNWFGVFGPAGMDKQVTAGIAADVAAVLKDPATVKAMDDNGLTIHYLPPDGFRQFIAKEMDLYTGIIAATGVPKQ, encoded by the coding sequence ATGAAGTGGTTCAAACGCAATGCCGCCGCCTTGCTGGGCGTGCTGTCCGTCTGCACGGTGGGGGCGGCGACAGCCGAGCCCGTTGCCGCGCAGTTCCATCCCACGCAGCCGGTGCGCATGGTCGTCGCCTACGTCCCTGGCGGCGCCACAGATCTCATCGCGCGCATCATGAGCGAAAAGCTGGGCAAGCTGTGGAACCAGCAGGTGGTGGTGGAAAACCGCCCGGGCGCCAGTGGGATGATAGGCGCGGACAACGTGGTCAAGGCCAAGCCGGACGGCTACACCCTGCTGCTGGGCTACACGCCGGAGGTATCGATCAACAAGCTGGTCTACAACAAGATGATGTACGACCCCTTGACCGACCTGACGGCGATATCGCTGGTCGCCGAGGCGCCATTGATACTGGTCAGCGGACCGAAGCTTCCGGTGAAGAGCTTCAAGGAATTGCTCGCGCTCGGGAAACAGCCGGGCCAGCATCGATCCATCGCGTTCGGATCGCCCGGCACCGGCGGCCAACAGCATCTGGCGGGTGAGCTGCTGCGGGTGCGCACGGGCCTGGACATGCTCCACGTGCCCTACAAGGGAACGGGCGCGGCCGTCGCGGATCTGGTCGGTGGCCAGATCGACGTCTTCTTCGCGACCACGCCGCCCTTGCTGGGAAATATCCGGGCCGGCAAGCTGCATCCGCTGCTCGTGACCGGTCCCGCGCGGCAGCCGCTGCTGCCCGACACGCCGACCGTCGACGAACTCGGCTTGAAGGACTTTCACCTGAGCAACTGGTTCGGGGTGTTCGGCCCGGCGGGCATGGACAAGCAGGTGACGGCCGGTATCGCCGCGGACGTCGCGGCGGTGCTGAAGGATCCCGCCACGGTCAAGGCGATGGACGACAATGGCCTGACCATCCACTATCTGCCGCCCGATGGATTCAGGCAATTCATCGCCAAGGAAATGGATCTGTATACGGGCATCATCGCCGCCACGGGAGTGCCCAAGCAGTAG
- a CDS encoding transporter substrate-binding domain-containing protein has translation MRLSASSCAAALLAGLCAFTAPAHADLLDDINARGVVRVGIMTDYPPFGSVDQQMKPRGYDIDMSALLEKAWHVRVEFVPVTAPNRVATLQTGKADVMLNIGRSEERAKAVDFTQPYAPYYIGIYGKPGSPPIRGVADLKGMTVAVTKGAIEERLLTEQAKDARLSRYDDNASTISAFFSGQANTMAIGNVIAVALRQKGSPPFEEKLILLNSPVHAAVPKGEKRLLDKMNAFLSSIKADGSLNAISEKWMGQPLSPDLLQAGAK, from the coding sequence ATGCGTCTATCCGCTTCTTCCTGCGCGGCGGCCCTGTTGGCCGGCCTGTGCGCCTTCACGGCTCCGGCCCACGCCGATTTGCTCGACGACATCAATGCCCGCGGCGTCGTGCGGGTCGGCATCATGACCGACTATCCGCCTTTCGGCAGCGTGGACCAGCAGATGAAACCGCGCGGCTACGATATCGACATGTCGGCGCTGCTCGAAAAGGCCTGGCACGTGCGGGTCGAATTCGTGCCCGTGACCGCGCCCAACCGGGTGGCCACCCTGCAGACCGGCAAGGCCGACGTCATGTTGAACATCGGCCGCAGCGAAGAGCGCGCCAAGGCCGTGGATTTCACCCAGCCCTATGCGCCGTATTACATCGGCATCTACGGCAAGCCGGGCAGCCCCCCGATCCGCGGCGTGGCCGACCTGAAAGGCATGACCGTGGCGGTGACCAAGGGCGCCATCGAGGAACGCCTGCTGACGGAGCAGGCCAAGGACGCCAGGTTGTCGCGCTACGACGACAACGCGAGCACCATATCCGCCTTCTTCAGTGGCCAGGCCAACACCATGGCCATCGGGAACGTCATCGCCGTGGCCCTGCGGCAGAAGGGGTCGCCCCCGTTCGAGGAAAAACTCATCCTGCTGAACTCGCCGGTGCACGCCGCCGTGCCCAAGGGTGAAAAGCGCCTGCTGGACAAGATGAATGCCTTCCTGTCCAGCATCAAGGCGGACGGCAGCCTGAACGCAATATCGGAAAAGTGGATGGGGCAGCCGCTTTCGCCCGACCTGCTGCAGGCGGGCGCCAAATAA
- a CDS encoding helix-turn-helix domain-containing protein, giving the protein MDSKLAEIGMRLRAYRIGAGLSADALGERLNVSRASVYRMEAQGIGRLDVLMRVARLLDVPLETLLGVGVEYVASALAYFERLRQIEARAEHIFVAFGPIVYLLTSDGYDTLLRQALAARAAATRRPARARTDIDALMSILKLRKAQYQQRRPAITNVLSLPELVQFSEQGLGDEDASPAVREAHRKLVLHELEHVAQLLESPPMGVQVGILFDRLPTTSFSVIRQADTTFSLTSPFRVGPQLNVWRGIGTISQDAEALRLHRQLANDLWSEVMTGQRAADFVRRRLLPRA; this is encoded by the coding sequence ATGGATTCGAAGTTGGCGGAAATCGGCATGCGCCTGCGCGCGTATCGCATCGGCGCGGGACTGAGCGCGGACGCGCTGGGCGAACGCCTGAATGTGTCGCGCGCGTCCGTCTACCGCATGGAGGCGCAGGGCATAGGCCGGCTGGATGTGCTGATGCGGGTCGCGCGGCTGCTGGATGTGCCGCTCGAAACCCTGCTGGGCGTCGGCGTCGAGTACGTGGCGTCGGCGCTGGCGTATTTCGAGCGGCTGCGCCAGATCGAGGCGCGCGCCGAGCATATCTTCGTGGCCTTCGGCCCCATCGTGTACCTGCTGACCTCCGATGGCTACGACACGCTGCTGCGGCAGGCGCTGGCCGCGCGCGCCGCGGCGACACGCCGGCCGGCACGCGCGCGTACCGACATCGACGCCCTGATGTCGATACTCAAGTTGCGCAAGGCGCAATACCAGCAGCGCCGCCCCGCCATCACCAACGTGCTGTCGCTGCCCGAGCTCGTCCAGTTCAGCGAGCAGGGGCTGGGGGATGAGGACGCCAGCCCGGCGGTGCGGGAAGCCCATCGGAAACTGGTGCTCCATGAGTTGGAACATGTGGCTCAACTGCTGGAATCCCCGCCCATGGGCGTGCAAGTGGGAATACTTTTCGACCGGCTGCCCACGACGAGTTTCTCCGTTATTCGCCAGGCGGATACCACGTTTTCCCTGACCAGCCCTTTCCGTGTAGGCCCGCAGTTGAACGTCTGGCGCGGTATCGGCACGATCTCGCAGGATGCCGAGGCCTTGCGGCTGCACCGGCAACTGGCCAACGATTTGTGGTCCGAGGTCATGACGGGCCAGCGCGCCGCCGATTTCGTTCGCCGGCGTCTTCTGCCCCGCGCCTGA